Proteins co-encoded in one Sandaracinaceae bacterium genomic window:
- a CDS encoding 4-hydroxy-tetrahydrodipicolinate reductase has protein sequence MSHKVTMHGAAGRMGRAIIGILDQASDATLHAAVEHAGASCLGSDPHVLAGKAPRGLAIGADLLAGLMGADVVIDFSLPAATEAVIAACRAARVPLVMGTTGLSPAQRASLGVLAQELPVVFAPNYSQGVTALFHLAKRATELLGPDFQAEITETHHRHKIDSPSGTAMRLAEVVAEAKGVALGEAGVYGREGQVGARTRDEIGVLALRGGDVVGEHTLFLFGEGERIEITHRATDRTIFARGAVRAANWVVTQPPGLYDMFDVMGAAR, from the coding sequence ATGAGCCACAAGGTCACCATGCACGGCGCCGCAGGGCGTATGGGCCGCGCCATCATCGGCATCCTCGACCAAGCGTCGGACGCCACGCTCCACGCGGCGGTCGAGCACGCGGGCGCCAGCTGCCTCGGCAGCGACCCGCACGTGCTGGCCGGGAAGGCGCCGCGCGGGCTCGCCATCGGCGCCGATTTGCTGGCCGGGCTCATGGGCGCCGACGTGGTCATCGACTTCAGTCTGCCGGCCGCCACCGAGGCGGTCATCGCCGCGTGTCGCGCGGCCCGCGTGCCGTTGGTCATGGGCACCACCGGGCTGAGTCCCGCGCAGCGGGCTTCGCTCGGGGTGCTCGCGCAGGAGCTGCCCGTGGTCTTTGCGCCCAACTATAGCCAAGGGGTCACGGCGCTCTTCCACCTGGCCAAGCGCGCCACCGAGCTGTTGGGGCCCGACTTCCAGGCGGAGATCACCGAGACCCATCACCGCCACAAGATCGACTCACCGTCGGGCACGGCCATGCGGCTGGCGGAAGTAGTGGCCGAGGCCAAGGGCGTGGCGCTGGGTGAGGCCGGCGTCTACGGGCGCGAGGGGCAGGTGGGCGCGCGCACGCGCGACGAGATCGGCGTGTTGGCGCTGCGCGGCGGCGACGTGGTGGGCGAGCACACGCTGTTCCTCTTCGGCGAGGGCGAGCGCATCGAGATCACCCACCGGGCCACCGACCGCACCATCTTCGCGCGCGGGGCCGTGCGCGCCGCGAACTGGGTGGTCACGCAGCCTCCGGGCCTGTACGACATGTTCGACGTGATGGGCGCCGCGCGCTGA
- a CDS encoding HEAT repeat domain-containing protein — MTAVAGAQTDRTQYFVDLLSSSTSFSVRAQAALALGRVPQSAQVRTALTAALRDNEPAVRAAAASAMERQADAQLLAPLRAAVASERDSTVLDAERRAITALEAVATAGTPRGATRGTTTTAAAASSSTAAVSGSVRPVPTGTPRYYVGIGTPGDNSSSLSATQLAELQSFLASQVGGVEGVVLAPNGEASAATTRALRSNQLIGYFIDASVVSVEQTPTGTSARVSIILATYPGRDMRAMLSGSARVPNSTGPDAVRRAVQGAVQGSLRRLPQAMEASGARASR; from the coding sequence GTGACGGCTGTCGCAGGCGCGCAAACCGACCGGACGCAGTACTTCGTCGACCTGCTGTCGTCGTCCACCTCGTTCAGCGTGCGCGCTCAGGCTGCCCTGGCGCTCGGGCGTGTCCCGCAGAGTGCCCAGGTTCGCACCGCGCTCACGGCGGCCCTGCGAGACAACGAGCCCGCCGTGCGCGCCGCCGCGGCCTCTGCGATGGAGCGGCAGGCGGACGCTCAGCTGCTGGCCCCCCTCCGCGCCGCCGTCGCCAGCGAGCGTGACAGCACCGTGCTCGACGCCGAGCGGCGCGCCATCACCGCGCTCGAGGCGGTGGCAACGGCCGGCACCCCGCGCGGCGCCACCCGGGGCACCACCACCACCGCGGCTGCCGCCTCCTCGTCCACCGCGGCCGTCTCGGGCAGCGTTCGACCAGTGCCCACCGGCACACCCCGGTACTACGTGGGTATCGGCACTCCGGGCGACAACTCGTCCTCGCTGAGCGCCACCCAGCTTGCGGAGCTCCAGAGCTTCCTGGCCAGCCAGGTGGGCGGCGTAGAGGGCGTGGTGCTGGCGCCCAACGGCGAGGCCAGCGCGGCTACCACCCGTGCCCTGCGCTCCAATCAGCTCATCGGGTACTTCATCGACGCGTCCGTGGTGAGCGTGGAGCAGACACCCACCGGAACGTCCGCGCGCGTGTCCATCATCCTCGCTACCTATCCGGGGCGTGACATGCGCGCCATGCTCAGCGGCTCGGCTCGGGTGCCCAACTCCACGGGTCCAGATGCCGTGCGCCGGGCGGTGCAGGGGGCGGTGCAGGGGTCTCTCCGGCGGCTCCCGCAGGCCATGGAAGCGAGCGGCGCGCGTGCATCGCGGTGA
- a CDS encoding UPF0262 family protein yields the protein MSLRDIEIDDATFRSADEGRQIEWEANIAELLEPGHAVLAAGADVLCIQHTEQEFQLTLKDAQGDTLASVGVAHHALRDGIREYVDIVRQIAGLDQEGGGVERLEALDMAKKATHDKLARVLKRELRPMGVDHDTARRLFTLLLSIRVDTTRLHGVHGHRRIG from the coding sequence ATGTCCTTGCGTGACATCGAGATCGACGACGCCACCTTCCGGTCCGCTGACGAGGGCCGACAGATCGAGTGGGAAGCCAACATCGCGGAGCTCCTGGAGCCCGGGCACGCCGTTCTGGCGGCCGGCGCCGACGTGCTCTGCATCCAGCACACGGAGCAGGAGTTCCAGCTGACCTTGAAGGACGCACAGGGCGACACCCTGGCCAGCGTCGGGGTGGCTCACCACGCGCTGCGCGACGGTATCCGTGAGTACGTGGACATCGTGCGTCAGATCGCGGGCCTCGATCAGGAGGGGGGCGGCGTCGAGCGCCTCGAAGCCCTGGACATGGCGAAGAAGGCCACCCATGACAAGCTCGCCCGCGTGCTCAAGCGCGAGCTGCGGCCCATGGGCGTGGACCACGACACGGCCCGCCGGCTCTTCACGCTGCTGCTCTCCATTCGTGTGGACACCACGCGTTTGCACGGCGTACACGGTCACCGGAGGATCGGATGA